The following are encoded together in the Bradyrhizobium genosp. L genome:
- a CDS encoding ABC transporter ATP-binding protein, whose product MSDANLAADMLEPVADVGGAAQPLLQVTGLTKHFPVRGGLFSPRKTVRAVDDVTFAVMKGETVGIVGESGCGKSTTARLLMHLMSRDAGDIVYDGMQVGPSLSLRELRRGMQMVFQDSYASLNPRLTIEESIAFGPKVHGMADRAARALARELLGKVGLRPETFANRYPHEISGGQRQRVNIARALALSPRLVILDEAVSALDKSVEAQVLNLLADLKREFGLTYLFISHDLNVVRYISDRVLVMYLGEVVELGPVDAVWDAPAHPYTRALLAAMPSSDPDRRTEVPPISGDPPNPIDPPSGCRFHTRCPFAEPLCANDTPKLSDLDTMGHQAACYMAIAGSAHSRAPAKARGDNAA is encoded by the coding sequence ATGAGCGACGCCAATCTCGCCGCCGACATGCTGGAGCCGGTCGCCGATGTCGGCGGCGCCGCGCAGCCGCTGCTCCAGGTCACAGGGCTGACCAAGCATTTCCCGGTGCGCGGCGGGCTGTTCAGCCCGCGCAAGACGGTGCGCGCCGTCGACGACGTCACCTTCGCCGTGATGAAGGGCGAGACCGTCGGCATCGTCGGCGAGTCCGGTTGCGGAAAATCGACCACGGCGCGGCTCTTGATGCATCTGATGAGCCGCGATGCCGGCGACATCGTCTATGACGGCATGCAGGTCGGTCCGTCGCTCTCCTTGCGCGAGCTGCGCCGCGGCATGCAGATGGTGTTCCAGGACAGCTATGCCTCGCTCAATCCGCGGCTCACGATCGAGGAATCCATCGCCTTCGGGCCGAAGGTGCATGGCATGGCCGACCGCGCGGCGCGGGCGCTGGCGCGCGAGCTGCTCGGCAAGGTGGGCTTGCGGCCCGAAACCTTCGCCAACCGCTATCCACACGAGATCTCCGGCGGCCAGCGCCAGCGCGTCAACATCGCCCGCGCGCTGGCGCTGTCGCCGCGGCTGGTGATACTCGATGAAGCGGTTTCCGCGCTCGACAAATCGGTCGAGGCGCAGGTGCTCAATCTGCTGGCCGACCTGAAGCGCGAGTTCGGGCTGACCTATCTCTTCATCAGCCACGACCTCAACGTGGTCCGCTACATCTCCGACCGCGTGCTGGTGATGTATCTCGGCGAGGTCGTCGAGCTCGGCCCGGTCGATGCGGTGTGGGACGCGCCGGCGCATCCCTACACGCGCGCGCTGCTGGCGGCGATGCCGTCGTCCGATCCGGACCGGCGTACCGAGGTGCCGCCGATCTCGGGCGATCCGCCCAATCCGATCGATCCGCCGTCGGGCTGCCGGTTTCACACCCGTTGCCCGTTTGCGGAGCCGCTCTGCGCAAACGACACGCCAAAGCTCAGCGATCTCGATACAATGGGCCATCAGGCGGCGTGCTACATGGCCATAGCGGGCTCAGCGCACAGCCGCGCGCCGGCAAAAGCAAGAGGAGACAACGCGGCATGA
- a CDS encoding ABC transporter permease, with the protein MSAMTDTTLQVAPPTKARGYWATVGRRIVRDKVSMACAIILVLIFASALLAPWLGLADPYQGSMIRRLRHIGTPGYPLGTDELGRDMLARLVYGGRLSLVVGILPVILAFVIGTSLGLIAGYVGGRLNTAIMRTVDVFYAFPSVLLAIAISGALGAGILNSIVSLTVVFVPQITRVAESVTTGVRNMDFVEAARASGAGPFTIMRVHMLGNVLGPIFVYATGLISVSMILAAGLSFLGLGTKPPEPEWGLMLNTLRTAIYVNPGVAALPGAMIFAVSICFNLFSDGMRSAMDIRN; encoded by the coding sequence ATGAGCGCGATGACAGACACTACGTTGCAGGTCGCCCCCCCGACGAAGGCGCGCGGCTATTGGGCGACGGTCGGGCGCCGCATCGTCAGGGACAAGGTCAGCATGGCCTGCGCCATCATCCTGGTGCTGATCTTCGCCTCCGCGCTGCTGGCGCCGTGGCTTGGCCTCGCCGATCCCTATCAGGGCTCGATGATCCGCCGCCTCCGCCATATCGGCACGCCGGGCTATCCGCTCGGCACCGACGAGCTCGGCCGCGACATGCTGGCGCGGCTGGTCTATGGCGGACGGCTGTCCCTGGTGGTCGGCATCTTGCCCGTGATCCTCGCCTTCGTGATCGGCACCTCGCTCGGGCTGATCGCCGGCTATGTCGGCGGCAGGCTCAACACCGCGATCATGCGCACCGTCGACGTGTTCTACGCCTTCCCCTCGGTGCTGCTGGCGATCGCGATCTCGGGCGCGCTCGGCGCCGGCATCCTCAATTCGATCGTGTCGCTGACCGTGGTATTCGTGCCGCAGATCACCCGCGTTGCCGAGAGCGTCACCACGGGCGTGCGCAACATGGATTTCGTCGAGGCGGCGCGCGCCTCCGGCGCCGGACCCTTCACCATCATGCGCGTGCACATGCTGGGCAACGTGCTGGGCCCGATCTTCGTCTACGCCACCGGGCTGATCTCGGTGTCGATGATCCTTGCCGCCGGTCTCTCCTTCCTCGGGCTCGGGACCAAGCCGCCGGAGCCGGAATGGGGGCTGATGCTGAACACGCTGCGCACCGCGATCTATGTCAATCCAGGGGTCGCGGCGCTGCCGGGTGCGATGATCTTTGCGGTCTCGATCTGCTTCAACCTGTTCAGCGACGGCATGCGCAGCGCCATGGACATCAGGAACTAG
- a CDS encoding ABC transporter permease: MLAYTARRIVYVIPIVLSVALVCFLLVHITPGDPLVAVLPADASQELAAQLRSAYGFDRPLPVQFGLWLWRALHGDLGNSIATGRPVLSEVMRAVGNTVTLAIAAALIGFTLGLLFGLIAGYFRDTWIDKVTTSLAIAGVSVPYYWLGMVLVIIFSVQLNWLPAVGAGPGGSGAWAWDWEHLRYLVLPAITASVVPMGIVTRTVRALTGDILSQDFVEALRAKGLRETGVFRHVVKNAAPTALAVMGLQLGYMLGGSILIETVFSWPGSGFLLNSAIFQRDLPLLQGTILVLALFFVLLNLLVDIAQAAIDPRIKRS; this comes from the coding sequence GTGTTAGCCTATACCGCCAGACGGATCGTCTACGTCATTCCGATCGTGCTCAGCGTGGCGCTGGTGTGCTTTCTGCTGGTGCACATCACGCCGGGCGATCCGCTGGTTGCCGTGCTGCCGGCGGATGCCTCGCAGGAGCTCGCCGCGCAGCTGCGTAGCGCTTACGGCTTCGATCGGCCGCTGCCGGTGCAGTTCGGGCTGTGGCTGTGGCGCGCGCTCCACGGCGATCTCGGCAATTCGATCGCGACCGGCCGTCCGGTGCTCTCGGAGGTGATGCGCGCGGTCGGCAACACGGTGACGCTGGCGATCGCGGCTGCGCTGATCGGCTTCACGCTCGGGCTGCTGTTCGGCCTGATCGCGGGCTATTTCCGCGATACCTGGATCGACAAGGTCACGACCTCGCTCGCCATCGCCGGCGTCTCGGTGCCGTATTACTGGCTCGGCATGGTGCTGGTCATCATCTTCTCGGTGCAGCTCAACTGGCTGCCCGCCGTCGGTGCAGGTCCCGGCGGCTCCGGCGCCTGGGCGTGGGACTGGGAGCATCTGCGCTATCTGGTGCTGCCGGCGATCACGGCCTCGGTGGTCCCGATGGGTATCGTCACCCGCACCGTGCGCGCGCTGACCGGCGACATATTGAGCCAGGATTTCGTCGAGGCGCTGCGCGCCAAGGGCCTGCGCGAGACCGGGGTGTTCCGCCACGTCGTCAAGAATGCCGCGCCGACCGCGCTCGCCGTGATGGGGCTTCAGCTCGGCTACATGCTCGGCGGCTCGATCCTGATCGAGACGGTGTTCTCGTGGCCGGGCTCGGGATTCCTGCTCAATTCGGCGATCTTCCAGCGCGACCTGCCGCTGTTGCAGGGCACGATCCTGGTGCTGGCGCTGTTCTTCGTGCTGCTCAACCTCCTGGTCGACATCGCGCAGGCCGCGATCGATCCGCGCATCAAGCGGAGCTGA
- a CDS encoding ABC transporter substrate-binding protein, with amino-acid sequence MRNRKTGATAIMLALVMTAAVPAAVRAETVLRIGMTAADIPRTLGQPDQGFEGNRFTGLTMYDALTMWDLSSADKASVVIPGLATEWKVDDADHTKWTFRLRPGVSFHDGSPFNADAVVWNVDKVLKQDAPQFDPSQVGVTASRMPTLVSARKIDDMTVELTTKEPDSFLPINLTNLFMASPAKWQQFYGKAEGADAKAKSQAAWAAFAKDASGTGPWKMSGFTPRERLELVKNDNYWDKARVPKVDKMVLLPMPEANARTAALLSGQVNWIEAPAPDALPEIKQRGFVLYSNEEPHVWPWQFSRVEGSPWNDIRVRKAANLCIDREGLREGLLAGLMVPATGTFEPGHPWRGNPTFQIKYDKPAAQKLMQEAGYGPNKKLTVKIQTSASGSGQMLPLPMNEYLQQALAECYFDVQLDVIEWNTLFTNWRRGVKDPTANGSNAINVTYAAMDPFFALVRFLQSGMAPPVSNNWGFVNNPKFDELVKKARQTFDPAARDAALAELHAASVDDADFLYVAHDVAPRAMSPKIKGFVQPKSWFVDFSPVSIVP; translated from the coding sequence ATGCGTAACAGGAAGACCGGCGCGACAGCGATCATGCTGGCGCTTGTGATGACCGCTGCCGTGCCGGCGGCGGTCCGCGCCGAGACCGTGCTGCGCATCGGCATGACGGCTGCCGACATTCCGCGCACGCTCGGCCAGCCCGATCAGGGTTTTGAGGGCAACCGCTTCACCGGGCTGACGATGTACGACGCGCTGACGATGTGGGACCTGTCGTCGGCGGACAAGGCGAGCGTGGTGATCCCGGGCCTCGCCACCGAGTGGAAGGTCGACGACGCCGATCACACCAAGTGGACCTTCAGGCTGCGCCCCGGCGTCAGCTTCCATGACGGTTCGCCGTTCAATGCCGACGCCGTGGTCTGGAACGTCGACAAGGTGCTGAAGCAGGACGCGCCGCAATTCGATCCGAGCCAGGTCGGCGTCACCGCCTCGCGCATGCCGACCCTGGTTTCGGCGCGCAAGATCGACGACATGACGGTCGAGCTGACCACCAAGGAGCCGGACAGTTTCCTGCCGATCAACCTGACCAACCTGTTCATGGCGAGCCCGGCGAAGTGGCAGCAGTTCTACGGCAAGGCCGAAGGCGCCGACGCCAAGGCCAAGTCGCAGGCCGCCTGGGCGGCGTTCGCCAAGGACGCTTCGGGCACCGGCCCGTGGAAGATGTCGGGCTTCACCCCGCGCGAGCGGCTTGAGCTGGTCAAGAACGACAATTACTGGGACAAGGCGCGGGTGCCGAAGGTCGACAAGATGGTGCTCTTGCCGATGCCGGAGGCCAACGCCCGCACCGCGGCGCTGCTGTCCGGGCAGGTCAACTGGATCGAGGCGCCGGCGCCGGATGCGCTGCCCGAGATCAAGCAGCGCGGCTTCGTGCTCTATTCCAACGAGGAGCCGCATGTCTGGCCGTGGCAGTTCTCCCGCGTCGAAGGCTCGCCGTGGAACGACATCCGGGTGCGCAAGGCCGCCAATCTCTGCATCGATCGCGAAGGGCTGCGCGAAGGGCTGCTCGCAGGCCTGATGGTGCCCGCCACCGGCACGTTCGAGCCCGGCCATCCCTGGCGCGGCAATCCCACGTTTCAGATCAAGTACGACAAGCCGGCCGCGCAGAAGCTGATGCAGGAGGCCGGTTACGGCCCGAACAAGAAACTGACGGTCAAGATCCAGACCTCGGCGTCCGGCTCCGGCCAGATGCTGCCGCTGCCGATGAACGAATACCTGCAGCAGGCATTGGCCGAGTGCTACTTCGATGTGCAGCTCGACGTCATCGAATGGAATACGCTGTTCACCAACTGGCGGCGCGGCGTCAAGGATCCGACGGCCAACGGCTCGAATGCGATCAACGTGACCTACGCGGCGATGGATCCGTTCTTCGCGCTGGTGCGCTTCCTGCAGTCGGGCATGGCGCCGCCGGTCTCGAACAATTGGGGGTTCGTCAACAATCCGAAGTTCGACGAACTCGTGAAGAAGGCGCGCCAGACCTTCGATCCTGCCGCGCGCGATGCGGCGCTCGCCGAGTTGCATGCCGCCTCGGTCGACGACGCGGACTTCCTCTACGTCGCCCACGACGTCGCACCGCGCGCGATGAGCCCGAAGATCAAGGGTTTCGTGCAGCCGAAGAGCTGGTTCGTCGACTTCTCGCCGGTCTCGATCGTGCCGTGA
- a CDS encoding ABC transporter substrate-binding protein has product MRARNSILMAALALAITAGWPALSARAESVVRYGISMADIPLTTGQPDRGAGAYQFTAYTIYDPLVAWEMDVADRPGKLVPGLATEWKVDDADKTKWRFTLRRNVKFHDGSDFNADAVIWNLDKVLNDKAPQFDKRQSAQVKTRLPSVASYAKIDDFTVEITTKTVDSFFPYQMLWFLVSSPAQYEKLGRDWDKFASQPSGTGPFKLTKLVPRELAELTKNPDYWDRKRIAKVDRLILIPMPEALTRTNALLAGQVDLIETPAPDAVPQLKAAGMKIVDNITPHVWNYHLSVLPGSPWTDIRLRKALNLAIDRDAVVGLMNGLAKPAKGQVDPSSPWFGKPSFELKYDLAAAKKLVEEAGYSKEKPLKTTFIIAQGGTGQMLSLPMNEFLQQSFKEIGIDIDFKVVELETLYTHWRKGAADEMNAGITANNIAYVTSDPLYAIVRFFHSGQVAPVGVNWGGYKNPKVDALIDEAKQTFDTARQDELLAQAHALIVDDAALVWVVHDTNPHALSPKIKTFVQAQHWFQDLTQIGLE; this is encoded by the coding sequence ATGCGTGCGCGCAATTCGATCCTGATGGCCGCCCTGGCGTTGGCCATCACTGCCGGCTGGCCGGCGCTCTCGGCCCGGGCCGAGTCCGTCGTCCGCTACGGCATCTCGATGGCCGATATCCCGCTGACGACCGGTCAGCCCGACCGCGGCGCCGGCGCCTATCAGTTCACCGCCTACACGATCTACGATCCGCTGGTCGCCTGGGAGATGGACGTCGCCGACCGGCCGGGCAAACTGGTGCCGGGGCTGGCCACCGAATGGAAGGTCGACGATGCCGACAAGACCAAATGGCGCTTCACCCTGCGCAGGAACGTGAAATTCCACGACGGCAGCGACTTCAACGCCGACGCCGTGATCTGGAATCTCGACAAGGTGCTGAACGACAAGGCGCCGCAATTCGACAAGCGGCAGAGCGCGCAGGTCAAGACCCGCCTGCCCTCGGTCGCGAGCTACGCCAAGATCGACGATTTCACCGTCGAGATCACCACCAAGACGGTCGATTCCTTCTTCCCCTACCAGATGCTCTGGTTTCTGGTTTCGAGCCCGGCGCAATATGAAAAGCTCGGCCGCGACTGGGACAAGTTCGCCAGCCAGCCCTCCGGCACCGGTCCGTTCAAGCTGACCAAGCTGGTGCCGCGCGAACTGGCGGAGCTCACCAAGAACCCGGACTATTGGGACAGGAAGCGGATTGCGAAGGTCGACAGACTGATCCTGATCCCGATGCCGGAGGCGCTGACCCGCACCAACGCGCTGCTCGCCGGACAGGTCGACCTGATCGAGACGCCGGCGCCCGATGCCGTACCGCAGCTCAAGGCGGCCGGCATGAAGATCGTCGACAACATCACGCCGCATGTCTGGAATTATCATCTGAGCGTGCTGCCCGGCTCGCCCTGGACCGACATCCGCCTGCGCAAGGCGCTCAATCTCGCGATCGACCGCGACGCAGTGGTCGGCCTGATGAACGGGCTGGCCAAACCCGCCAAGGGCCAGGTCGATCCGTCGAGCCCGTGGTTCGGCAAGCCGAGCTTCGAGCTGAAATACGACCTCGCCGCCGCCAAGAAGCTGGTCGAGGAAGCCGGCTACTCGAAGGAGAAGCCGCTCAAGACCACCTTCATCATCGCCCAGGGCGGCACCGGACAGATGCTGTCGCTGCCGATGAACGAATTCCTGCAGCAGAGCTTCAAGGAGATCGGCATCGACATCGACTTCAAGGTGGTCGAGCTCGAGACGCTCTATACGCATTGGCGCAAGGGCGCCGCCGACGAGATGAACGCCGGCATCACTGCCAACAACATCGCCTATGTCACCTCGGACCCGCTCTACGCCATCGTGCGCTTCTTCCATTCCGGCCAGGTCGCGCCGGTCGGCGTCAACTGGGGCGGCTACAAGAACCCGAAGGTCGACGCGCTAATCGATGAGGCGAAGCAGACCTTCGACACCGCCAGGCAGGACGAGCTCTTGGCCCAGGCGCACGCGCTGATCGTCGACGACGCCGCGCTGGTATGGGTGGTGCACGACACCAATCCGCACGCGCTGTCGCCGAAGATCAAGACCTTCGTGCAGGCGCAGCACTGGTTCCAGGATCTGACGCAGATCGGGCTGGAGTAG
- a CDS encoding CHASE2 domain-containing protein, with protein MRRLRAIRRFFARRFGYARLACVGLLIGVAALRIADPPPVQEIRVRTFDTFQLLSPRNKTVRPVTIVDIDEKSLADPRLGQWPWPRTRIAEIVTNLTRLGAVVIAFDAVFPEPDRLNPEIAADTFGSLDEEMRARLRQLPSNDSILADAIRNSRVVLGESGGPNVRADLNEKLPVTGLATLGEEPQPFIFQFPGLLRNVPVLEEAAAGRGLFTIRPERDGIVRRVPMIMLAQGVMMPSLSFEMLRLASGSSTILIKADKAGVQSIGVKGFSIPTDRNGQLWIHYARRDPSIYVSAIDVLQGNVTPDKIAGKLVLIGTSSIGLNDIKTTPVSPVMAGVEVHAQVLESALTGEVVSQPNYGFGVEFFAAMIMGLLVIAFAPKFGPVTLVAVGGLFASVLIGTSWYFYTQHRLLIDFTYPLMSTTAIYLTLIFSSFVREQQQRRQIRTQFVQYMSPALVEQLAHSPEKLVLGGEEREMTIMFSDMRGFTAISETYKSDPQGLTALMNRFLTPLSNAILARKGTIDKYMGDAIMAFWNAPLDDKRHQLNACEAALDMLERVDALNREREEEAQEGGHVYVPLNIGVGLNTGTCVVGNMGSDVRFDYSVFGDSVNLASRLEGQSKEYGFPIIVGSKTALAVKDKFAILELDFIMVKGKKEPEVVYAIAGREDVAHSGRFQRLRNLTIEMLACYRSRDWDGALAAIERGRRTDEAHTLQYLYDLYEARIRGFQKQPPPDDWDGAFALTTK; from the coding sequence ATGAGACGGCTGAGGGCGATACGACGATTCTTTGCGCGGCGCTTCGGCTACGCGCGGTTGGCCTGCGTGGGGCTGCTGATCGGCGTCGCCGCGCTGCGGATTGCCGATCCGCCCCCGGTCCAGGAGATTCGGGTCAGAACCTTCGATACCTTCCAGCTGCTGTCGCCCCGCAACAAGACCGTGCGCCCGGTGACCATCGTGGATATCGACGAGAAGAGCCTCGCCGATCCACGGCTCGGCCAGTGGCCGTGGCCGCGCACCCGGATCGCCGAGATCGTCACCAACCTGACGCGGCTCGGCGCCGTCGTGATCGCATTCGATGCGGTGTTTCCCGAGCCGGATCGCCTCAACCCCGAGATCGCGGCGGACACCTTCGGCAGTCTCGACGAGGAGATGCGGGCCCGGCTGCGGCAGCTGCCGAGCAACGACAGCATCCTGGCCGACGCGATCAGGAACTCGCGCGTGGTGCTCGGCGAATCCGGCGGCCCCAACGTTCGCGCCGACCTGAACGAGAAGCTGCCGGTCACCGGCCTTGCCACGCTCGGCGAGGAGCCGCAGCCGTTCATCTTCCAATTCCCGGGATTGTTGCGCAACGTGCCGGTGCTGGAGGAGGCGGCGGCCGGACGCGGCCTGTTCACGATCCGGCCGGAGCGTGACGGCATCGTGCGGCGCGTGCCGATGATCATGCTGGCGCAGGGCGTGATGATGCCGTCGCTGAGCTTCGAGATGCTGCGCCTGGCGAGCGGCTCGAGCACCATCCTGATCAAGGCCGACAAGGCCGGCGTCCAGAGCATCGGCGTCAAGGGTTTTTCGATCCCGACCGATCGCAACGGCCAGCTCTGGATTCACTACGCCCGCCGCGATCCCTCGATCTATGTCTCGGCGATCGACGTGCTGCAAGGCAACGTGACGCCGGACAAGATCGCGGGCAAGCTGGTCCTGATCGGTACGTCGTCGATCGGGCTGAACGACATCAAGACGACGCCGGTGTCGCCGGTGATGGCCGGCGTCGAGGTTCATGCCCAGGTGCTGGAGAGCGCGCTCACCGGCGAGGTGGTGTCGCAACCGAACTACGGCTTCGGCGTCGAGTTCTTTGCCGCGATGATCATGGGGCTCCTGGTCATCGCCTTTGCCCCGAAGTTCGGCCCCGTGACGCTGGTCGCGGTCGGCGGGCTGTTCGCGTCGGTGCTGATCGGCACCTCCTGGTATTTCTACACCCAGCACCGGCTGCTGATCGATTTCACCTATCCGCTGATGTCGACCACCGCGATCTACCTCACGCTGATCTTCTCCTCCTTCGTGCGCGAACAGCAGCAGCGCCGGCAGATCCGCACGCAATTCGTGCAATACATGTCGCCGGCGCTGGTCGAGCAGCTGGCGCATTCGCCGGAGAAGCTCGTGCTCGGCGGCGAGGAGCGCGAGATGACCATCATGTTCTCGGACATGCGCGGCTTCACCGCGATCTCGGAGACCTACAAGAGCGATCCGCAGGGCCTCACCGCGCTGATGAACCGCTTCCTGACGCCGCTCTCCAACGCGATCCTCGCCCGCAAGGGCACCATCGACAAATACATGGGCGACGCCATCATGGCGTTCTGGAACGCGCCGCTCGACGACAAGCGGCACCAGCTCAATGCCTGTGAAGCCGCGCTCGACATGCTGGAACGGGTCGACGCGCTCAACCGGGAGCGCGAGGAGGAAGCGCAGGAGGGCGGCCATGTCTACGTGCCGCTCAACATCGGCGTCGGCCTCAACACCGGCACCTGCGTGGTCGGCAACATGGGCTCCGACGTGCGCTTCGACTATTCGGTGTTCGGCGACAGCGTCAACCTGGCCTCGCGGCTGGAGGGGCAGTCCAAGGAATACGGCTTTCCGATCATCGTGGGATCGAAGACCGCGCTTGCGGTGAAGGACAAGTTCGCGATCCTCGAGCTCGACTTCATCATGGTCAAGGGCAAGAAGGAGCCCGAGGTGGTCTACGCGATCGCCGGCCGCGAGGACGTCGCGCATTCCGGCCGCTTCCAGCGGCTGCGCAACCTCACGATCGAGATGCTCGCCTGCTACCGCAGCCGCGACTGGGACGGCGCGCTCGCCGCGATCGAGCGCGGCCGCAGGACCGACGAGGCGCATACGCTGCAATATCTCTACGATCTCTACGAGGCGCGCATCCGCGGCTTCCAGAAGCAGCCGCCGCCGGACGATTGGGACGGCGCGTTTGCGTTGACGACGAAATAG
- a CDS encoding tetratricopeptide repeat protein, whose translation MLLRAGRNDEAIVRLCAITVSDPDDLVARELLFDAFFQKRCWEPALALAEELSRRQPDNARLEKSRIATLTNMRRYDETIAEATRYLARHGDDLTILDTLKVASFYTGKIDDAIRHGQRALDLRDAEACRNPPPFPLREPASPPAGANVISFSLWGTAPFYCYGAMINLVLSRTVYPGWSCRFYVDGSVPPACVAFLRDNGADVRKIEDEYPRVGLFQRFLVMNDRTVGRFLVRDCDSRLSTAEAELVQQWIESGYPFHVVRDHVLHNELMIGCTWAGRTDCGLDMVELMRRYFTQGPTAKYGHDQRMLGLMLWPLIRNRCLVHDRHYRLPGVHSRPLAARKGHFGAGHQNLAAVLAEVDRLGIPRLSPDHS comes from the coding sequence GTGCTGCTGCGGGCCGGCCGGAACGACGAGGCCATCGTCCGGCTCTGCGCCATCACCGTCAGCGATCCCGACGACCTCGTCGCCAGGGAATTGCTGTTCGATGCGTTCTTCCAGAAGCGCTGCTGGGAGCCGGCGCTGGCGCTTGCCGAGGAGCTGAGCCGGCGCCAGCCGGACAATGCGCGGCTGGAGAAATCGCGGATCGCGACGTTGACCAACATGCGGCGCTACGACGAGACCATCGCGGAAGCGACGCGATATCTCGCGCGTCACGGCGACGACCTCACCATCCTCGATACGCTGAAGGTCGCAAGCTTCTACACCGGAAAGATCGACGACGCGATCCGTCATGGGCAGCGCGCGCTCGACCTGCGCGACGCCGAAGCCTGCCGCAATCCGCCACCGTTCCCCCTGCGCGAGCCGGCTTCCCCGCCGGCCGGCGCGAACGTCATTTCGTTTTCGCTGTGGGGCACCGCGCCCTTCTATTGCTATGGCGCCATGATCAACCTCGTGCTCAGCCGCACCGTGTATCCCGGCTGGAGCTGCCGGTTCTATGTCGACGGCAGCGTGCCGCCGGCCTGCGTCGCCTTCCTGCGCGACAATGGCGCCGACGTCAGGAAAATCGAGGACGAATATCCGCGCGTCGGCCTGTTCCAGCGCTTCCTGGTGATGAACGATCGCACGGTCGGGCGCTTCCTGGTACGCGACTGCGATTCGCGGCTGTCCACCGCCGAGGCCGAGCTGGTCCAGCAATGGATCGAGAGCGGCTATCCGTTTCACGTCGTGCGCGATCACGTCCTGCACAACGAATTGATGATCGGGTGCACCTGGGCCGGCCGCACCGATTGCGGGCTCGACATGGTCGAACTGATGCGGCGCTATTTCACGCAGGGCCCGACCGCGAAATACGGCCACGACCAGCGCATGCTCGGCCTGATGCTGTGGCCGTTGATCCGGAACCGGTGCCTGGTTCATGACCGGCATTACCGGCTGCCCGGGGTGCACAGCCGCCCGCTCGCCGCACGCAAGGGACATTTCGGCGCCGGCCACCAGAACCTTGCCGCCGTGCTCGCGGAGGTCGACCGGCTGGGCATTCCGCGATTGAGCCCCGACCATTCCTAG